A window of the Scleropages formosus chromosome 21, fSclFor1.1, whole genome shotgun sequence genome harbors these coding sequences:
- the aamp gene encoding angio-associated migratory cell protein, whose amino-acid sequence MDNIEEETVQLHGDEEIIEVIDLNETEHTPDDLAGEFEDVDFGEAGGGEDENEGWETEDEDMEAAQDDSELTFSKHTGSVFCVNVDPTTNSLAVTGGEDDKAYVWRVSDGEVVFECTGHKDSVTCALFSHDSKLVATGDMSGLIKVWKVETKEEVWSFEVGDLEWMEWHPCVPVLLAGTADGNVWMWKIPGGDCKTFQGPGCQATCGKILPDGKRVAVGYEDGTVRLWDLKQGSTIHVIKGQDGHQGALTCMACNKDGSLVLTGSVDSQAKLINTATGKVVGVFSEDGQGKNSKEDEAESNSVESVGFCNVLPFIAVAYLDGTLAIYDLSAQSLRHRCQHEAGIVQLQWEEGSSMVSTCSLDGAVRLWDARSGNVVSEYRGHTAEILDFTLNREASLAVTASGDHQAKVFCLQRPDR is encoded by the exons ATGGACAACATAGAGGAGGAGACAGTGCAGCTGCACGGGGACGAGGAAATCATCGAAGTTATCGACTTGAACGAAACAGAGCACACGCCAG ACGACCTGGCCGGGGAGTTTGAAGATGTGGACTTTGGCGAGGCTGGTGGCGGAGAGGACGAAAACGAAGGATGGGAGACGGAGGACGAGGACATGGAGGCGGCCCAGGATGACAGCGAACTCACTTTTTCCAAACACACGG GCTCTGTTTTCTGCGTGAATGTGGACCCAACAACAAATAGTTTGGCTGTGACTGGTGGAGAGGATGACAAAGCCTATGTGTGGAGAGTCAGCGATGGAGAGGTGGTCTTTGAGTGCACAG GTCACAAGGACTCGGTGACCTGTGCTCTGTTCAGTCATGACTCAAAGCTTGTAGCCACTGGGGACATGAGTGGTCTGATCAAGGTGTGGAAGGTGGAGACTAAGGAAGAGGTCTGGTCCTTTGAGGTGGGGGACCTTGAG TGGATGGAGTGGCACCCCTGTGTACCCGTGCTGCTTGCGGGCACTGCAGATGGCAACGTGTGGATGTGGAAGATACCAGGTGGGGACTGTAAGACCTTCCAGGGGCCTGGTTGCCAGGCGACATGCGGGAAGATCTTGCCAGATG GTAAGAGAGTGGCGGTTGGTTATGAAGATGGGACAGTTCGGCTCTGGGACCTCAAACAGGGCAGCACCATCCACGTCATTAAAG GTCAGGATGGTCACCAGGGGGCGCTGACTTGTATGGCGTGCAACAAAGATGGCAGTCTGGTGCTGACTGGGTCGGTGGACAGCCAAGCCAAGCTCATCAACACAGCCACTGGAAAG GTTGTGGGGGTGTTCTCTGAGGATGGCCAGGGGAAGAACTCCAAGGAGGATGAGGCCGAGTCCAACTCTGTAGAATCTGTGGGATTCTGCAACGT GCTTCCCTTCATTGCTGTGGCATACCTGGATGGGACTTTGGCCATCTATGACCTGTCCGCTCAGAGCTTGAGGCATAGGTGTCAGCATGAG GCTGGAATTGTGCAGCTGCAGTGGGAGGAGGGATCATCCATGGTGTCCACCTGCAGTCTGGACGGAGCTGTCAGGCTGTGGGACGCCCGTTCGGGGAACGTGGTGTCTGAGTACCGGGGACACACTGCTGAAATTCTTGACTTCACGCTCAACAG GGAGGCCTCCTTGGCAGTCACCGCATCTGGAGATCATCAGGCCAAAGTTTTCTGTCTGCAGAGACCTGACCGGTAG
- the LOC108924232 gene encoding G-protein coupled bile acid receptor 1-like, with protein sequence MVRNDSVLQGERLIYCITVPMSTAIILANLLILLSFACNRQLHNTSNYFFVSLLVADLCTGVALPFIPWMGINRDLDFGACLLAHILPNFLFLSFLFNLVMVHYERYLCIVSPLHSGRFWVHRCFPLALLVVWAPPLLYASLPAFGWNNRDASGPGGCVPASNGTSGEGRCPAQPHRNGEDSCSYRRIFPTSFIYLEVYGLLVPAILAIVGMTCRVLCIARVQLRDICKLHRAVGQTGASSSEHQLNLRYARCVAVVSLIFLACWVPYIAYVHVSVLQMKKRGGSSTMHIILSCTGIGTTAVIPVILGLANRQYTQPLRVLLCRLRGRCRTSPETADVEL encoded by the coding sequence ATGGTGCGCAATGACTCTGTGCTGCAGGGCGAGCGACTCATCTACTGCATCACTGTCCCTATGTCCACCGCGATAATCCTGGCCAACCTGCTCATCCTCCTGTCCTTCGCCTGTAACCGGCAGCTGCACAACACGTCAAACTACTTCTTTGTGAGCCTGCTAGTGGCCGACCTGTGCACGGGCGTAGCCCTGCCCTTCATACCCTGGATGGGCATCAACCGTGACCTGGACTTCGGGGCCTGCTTGTTGGCGCACATCCTCCCCaacttcctcttcctgtccttCCTGTTCAACCTGGTGATGGTGCACTACGAGCGCTACCTGTGCATCGTGAGCCCGCTGCACTCCGGCCGCTTCTGGGTGCACCGCTGCTTCCCGCTGGCGCTTCTCGTGGTGTGGGCACCTCCGCTGCTCTATGCCTCGCTGCCCGCTTTTGGCTGGAACAACAGGGATGCCTCGGGTCCGGGGGGCTGCGTCCCTGCTTCCAACGGCACCTCTGGGGAAGGGCGCTGCCCAGCGCAGCCACACCGCAACGGGGAGGACAGCTGCTCCTACCGGCGCATTTTCCCCACGTCCTTCATCTACCTGGAAGTGTACGGGCTTCTCGTGCCCGCCATCCTGGCCATTGTGGGCATGACGTGCCGTGTGCTGTGCATCGCACGCGTGCAGCTGCGCGACATCTGCAAGCTGCACCGAGCCGTGGGCCAGACGGGAGCCTCCAGCAGCGAGCATCAGCTCAATCTGCGCTACGCCCGCTGCGTGGCAGTCGTCTCGCTCATCTTCCTGGCCTGCTGGGTTCCCTACATCGCCTACGTGCACGTGTCTGTGCTTCAGATGAAGAAAAGGGGCGGATCCTCCACCATGCACATTATCCTGTCCTGCACGGGGATCGGCACCACGGCCGTCATCCCCGTCATCCTGGGCCTGGCCAACAGGCAGTACACACAGCCCTTACGCGTGCTGCTGTGCAGACTCCGGGGCCGCTGCCGCACATCGCCAGAAACTGCGGATGTGGAGCTGTGA
- the LOC108924233 gene encoding keratin, type II cytoskeletal 8-like isoform X1 has protein sequence MSYSGRTRDPRPPNRRSSASRLSYPSVVVASPALLRSAPSVHVDENDRQAKSEETKQIVNLNNKFVKFIDKVRDLEQKNKVLETRLKILLEQETYKANINDIVAELTNNLKQQVDGLTQDQKRLEVELNCSQDQVERNRNKYEDELQKKTEVENEFVLAKKEVDDNYLNKLGLEVQLEELMSKLDFLRRGYDEEIKELQSQIHNTTVVLPANNGRALDMEEVVQEVKAQYQEVAERGREEAEQWHKKKMDDMTQKAGKHEQELRELRKEIADIQRLIQRLTLEMESLKNQKGNLEAAIDDAEQRGQEARDEAKAHIRELEEALSRAKQDMASQLRDYQALMNLKLALDIEIATYRKLLEGEEMRIADQGVRGYQRSPFDRLDVQGQQPPGTASEELTKVTPPTGSVAKLTPRKSIVIKTIETKDGRVLSEKSHISGE, from the exons ATGTCGTACAGCGGCCGAACCCGGGACCCCCGACCCCCGAACCGCCGCTCGAGCGCCAGCCGCCTCTCGTACCCGAGTGTGGTGGTGGCGAGTCCGGCGCTCCTGCGCAGCGCGCCCAGCGTCCACGTGGACGAGAACGACCGACAGGCCAAGAGCGAGGAGACCAAGCAGATCGTGAACCTCAACAACAAGTTTGTCAAGTTCATCGACAAG GTGCGCGATCTTGAGCAGAAGAATAAGGTCCTGGAGACCCGGCTGAAGATCTTGCTGGAGCAGGAAACCtacaaagcaaacattaatGATATTGTAGCAGAGTTGACCAATAACCTAAAGCAGCAGGTGGATGGCCTGACCCAGGACCAGAAGAGGCTGGAGGTTGAGCTGAACTGCAGCCAGGACCAAGTGGAACGCAACCGGAATAA ATACGAGGATGAGCTGCAAAAGAAGACAGAGGTGGAGAATGAATTTGTGCTTGCCAAGAAG GAAGTAGATGATAACTACTTGAATAAACTTGGCCTGGAGGTGCAGCTGGAGGAACTGATGAGCAAGCTGGACTTCCTGAGGAGAGGCTATGATGAG GAAATCAAGGAGCTGCAGTCCCAGATCCACAACACCACTGTGGTCCTGCCAGCAAACAATGGACGTGCCTTGGACATGGAGGAAGTTGTGCAGGAGGTCAAAGCTCAGTACCAGGAAGTGGCAGAGCGAGGCCGAGAAGAGGCAGAGCAGTGGCACAAGAAGAAG ATGGATGACATGACCCAGAAGGCTGGGAAACATGAGCAGGAGCTGCGAGAGTTGAGGAAAGAGATTGCTGACATACAACGTCTCATCCAAAGACTCACCTTGGAGATGGAAAGCTTAAAGAATCAG AAAGGGAACCTGGAGGCCGCGATCGACGATGCAGAGCAGCGGGGCCAGGAGGCACGTGATGAAGCTAAGGCCCACATCCGTGAGCTGGAGGAGGCCCTGTCCAGAGCTAAGCAGGACATGGCCAGCCAACTGCGTGATTACCAGGCACTCATGAACCTCAAACTTGCGCTGGACATTGAGATCGCTACCTACAGGAAGctgctggaaggggaggagatgag AATCGCTGATCAAGGTGTGAGAGGATACCAGCGCAGCCCCTTTGACCGCCTTG ATGTCCAGGGGCAACAACCTCCGGGCACCGCAAGCGAGGAGCTCACCAAGGTCACCCCTCCCACAGGCTCTGTCGCTAAACTCACACCTCGGAAAAGCATTGTCATCAAAACCATCGAGACCAAAGATGGCAGAGTGCTCTCTGAGAAGTCCCACATCTCAGGGGAATAA
- the LOC108924233 gene encoding keratin, type II cytoskeletal 8-like isoform X2 produces MSYSGRTRDPRPPNRRSSASRLSYPSVVVASPALLRSAPSVHVDENDRQAKSEETKQIVNLNNKFVKFIDKVRDLEQKNKVLETRLKILLEQETYKANINDIVAELTNNLKQQVDGLTQDQKRLEVELNCSQDQVERNRNKYEDELQKKTEEVDDNYLNKLGLEVQLEELMSKLDFLRRGYDEEIKELQSQIHNTTVVLPANNGRALDMEEVVQEVKAQYQEVAERGREEAEQWHKKKMDDMTQKAGKHEQELRELRKEIADIQRLIQRLTLEMESLKNQKGNLEAAIDDAEQRGQEARDEAKAHIRELEEALSRAKQDMASQLRDYQALMNLKLALDIEIATYRKLLEGEEMRIADQGVRGYQRSPFDRLDVQGQQPPGTASEELTKVTPPTGSVAKLTPRKSIVIKTIETKDGRVLSEKSHISGE; encoded by the exons ATGTCGTACAGCGGCCGAACCCGGGACCCCCGACCCCCGAACCGCCGCTCGAGCGCCAGCCGCCTCTCGTACCCGAGTGTGGTGGTGGCGAGTCCGGCGCTCCTGCGCAGCGCGCCCAGCGTCCACGTGGACGAGAACGACCGACAGGCCAAGAGCGAGGAGACCAAGCAGATCGTGAACCTCAACAACAAGTTTGTCAAGTTCATCGACAAG GTGCGCGATCTTGAGCAGAAGAATAAGGTCCTGGAGACCCGGCTGAAGATCTTGCTGGAGCAGGAAACCtacaaagcaaacattaatGATATTGTAGCAGAGTTGACCAATAACCTAAAGCAGCAGGTGGATGGCCTGACCCAGGACCAGAAGAGGCTGGAGGTTGAGCTGAACTGCAGCCAGGACCAAGTGGAACGCAACCGGAATAA ATACGAGGATGAGCTGCAAAAGAAGACAGAG GAAGTAGATGATAACTACTTGAATAAACTTGGCCTGGAGGTGCAGCTGGAGGAACTGATGAGCAAGCTGGACTTCCTGAGGAGAGGCTATGATGAG GAAATCAAGGAGCTGCAGTCCCAGATCCACAACACCACTGTGGTCCTGCCAGCAAACAATGGACGTGCCTTGGACATGGAGGAAGTTGTGCAGGAGGTCAAAGCTCAGTACCAGGAAGTGGCAGAGCGAGGCCGAGAAGAGGCAGAGCAGTGGCACAAGAAGAAG ATGGATGACATGACCCAGAAGGCTGGGAAACATGAGCAGGAGCTGCGAGAGTTGAGGAAAGAGATTGCTGACATACAACGTCTCATCCAAAGACTCACCTTGGAGATGGAAAGCTTAAAGAATCAG AAAGGGAACCTGGAGGCCGCGATCGACGATGCAGAGCAGCGGGGCCAGGAGGCACGTGATGAAGCTAAGGCCCACATCCGTGAGCTGGAGGAGGCCCTGTCCAGAGCTAAGCAGGACATGGCCAGCCAACTGCGTGATTACCAGGCACTCATGAACCTCAAACTTGCGCTGGACATTGAGATCGCTACCTACAGGAAGctgctggaaggggaggagatgag AATCGCTGATCAAGGTGTGAGAGGATACCAGCGCAGCCCCTTTGACCGCCTTG ATGTCCAGGGGCAACAACCTCCGGGCACCGCAAGCGAGGAGCTCACCAAGGTCACCCCTCCCACAGGCTCTGTCGCTAAACTCACACCTCGGAAAAGCATTGTCATCAAAACCATCGAGACCAAAGATGGCAGAGTGCTCTCTGAGAAGTCCCACATCTCAGGGGAATAA
- the LOC108924233 gene encoding keratin, type II cytoskeletal 8-like isoform X3, whose protein sequence is MSYSGRTRDPRPPNRRSSASRLSYPSVVVASPALLRSAPSVHVDENDRQAKSEETKQIVNLNNKFVKFIDKVRDLEQKNKVLETRLKILLEQETYKANINDIVAELTNNLKQQVDGLTQDQKRLEVELNCSQDQVERNRNKYEDELQKKTEVENEFVLAKKEVDDNYLNKLGLEVQLEELMSKLDFLRRGYDEEIKELQSQIHNTTVVLPANNGRALDMEEVVQEVKAQYQEVAERGREEAEQWHKKKMDDMTQKAGKHEQELRELRKEIADIQRLIQRLTLEMESLKNQKGNLEAAIDDAEQRGQEARDEAKAHIRELEEALSRAKQDMASQLRDYQALMNLKLALDIEIATYRKLLEGEEMRIADQGVRGYQRSPFDRLDV, encoded by the exons ATGTCGTACAGCGGCCGAACCCGGGACCCCCGACCCCCGAACCGCCGCTCGAGCGCCAGCCGCCTCTCGTACCCGAGTGTGGTGGTGGCGAGTCCGGCGCTCCTGCGCAGCGCGCCCAGCGTCCACGTGGACGAGAACGACCGACAGGCCAAGAGCGAGGAGACCAAGCAGATCGTGAACCTCAACAACAAGTTTGTCAAGTTCATCGACAAG GTGCGCGATCTTGAGCAGAAGAATAAGGTCCTGGAGACCCGGCTGAAGATCTTGCTGGAGCAGGAAACCtacaaagcaaacattaatGATATTGTAGCAGAGTTGACCAATAACCTAAAGCAGCAGGTGGATGGCCTGACCCAGGACCAGAAGAGGCTGGAGGTTGAGCTGAACTGCAGCCAGGACCAAGTGGAACGCAACCGGAATAA ATACGAGGATGAGCTGCAAAAGAAGACAGAGGTGGAGAATGAATTTGTGCTTGCCAAGAAG GAAGTAGATGATAACTACTTGAATAAACTTGGCCTGGAGGTGCAGCTGGAGGAACTGATGAGCAAGCTGGACTTCCTGAGGAGAGGCTATGATGAG GAAATCAAGGAGCTGCAGTCCCAGATCCACAACACCACTGTGGTCCTGCCAGCAAACAATGGACGTGCCTTGGACATGGAGGAAGTTGTGCAGGAGGTCAAAGCTCAGTACCAGGAAGTGGCAGAGCGAGGCCGAGAAGAGGCAGAGCAGTGGCACAAGAAGAAG ATGGATGACATGACCCAGAAGGCTGGGAAACATGAGCAGGAGCTGCGAGAGTTGAGGAAAGAGATTGCTGACATACAACGTCTCATCCAAAGACTCACCTTGGAGATGGAAAGCTTAAAGAATCAG AAAGGGAACCTGGAGGCCGCGATCGACGATGCAGAGCAGCGGGGCCAGGAGGCACGTGATGAAGCTAAGGCCCACATCCGTGAGCTGGAGGAGGCCCTGTCCAGAGCTAAGCAGGACATGGCCAGCCAACTGCGTGATTACCAGGCACTCATGAACCTCAAACTTGCGCTGGACATTGAGATCGCTACCTACAGGAAGctgctggaaggggaggagatgag AATCGCTGATCAAGGTGTGAGAGGATACCAGCGCAGCCCCTTTGACCGCCTTG ATGTCTAA